The DNA segment TCAATGTGCAATTTCTTTCTTATAGTTTCAAGaaatacaaatttaaaatgttGTGGAATTGTACAAATTTTGCACAGAATAAGTTACATTTTTTAACTGTGACACAATATTAAAAGTCTGAACTACTGTTGGCGGGTGGGGATGTGAGGGTGTGCAGTTTGGGAGGGTTTGGGGCTCAATGTCAGACAGGCATCAGGGAGGATGGGTAGACCGATTCAGGCAGGCTGACACACCCCAAGGGGGCTTCACTGATTGGTAATGATCACAAGGTCTCAACGATGTGCCATTTAATGAACGTGTAAACAAGGTCAAAATGATGAGGGGTCACATCTACCAATCATGTCTCACCTCCCATCACTCTCTGACGGGAGGTGAGACCTCTCAGAGCTGACAGGGCTCCCCTTCAGAGGCCTGAGCATGCAGGAGCCCTTCAGAACGGGAACACGCTGATTTCCAATTTCTAAAATTAATATTTACAAGCATGTTCAGATACAAGAGAAGCAACAAACACTCTAAAGAGTCAAAAACAGCTGATTTATACCTCATCTGCTCCTGATGACGTCACTAATTGCAACAAAGTCAAATTTAGAAGTTTGTTTGGGGCTTGTGATTGGTTCGAGATGACTTTCTCTGGAAAACTTGGCCTTTAATTCGAGAACTTTAAGTGCAGACGACCGCAGTGATGGAACTGAGATGCGTCATTTAATGGTCTGACTGCATGTGTTGACATTGAGACATATTGATCATTATGTCAGAGGGGTGGTTGCCCGGGGTGGAATTCAACGGGACTTTGGAgcgagaaggaaaacaaaagctcTTCTCACAATAATGTTGCCCGGGGTGAGACGCCCAACACTGGATGCTGACTGGTCTGCCTGCTCCTCTATTGATTTCAGACTGGAATGGGCAGCAGTCCAAACAAAGCCTCTGGTCCTGTCCTGTCTCGCCAGCGATCGATTAATTAATGTAAAATCATCCTTGGTTttatgcacaaaaacacacatacattcaCAGTCCAATTGTGTGTacaattaaaaatatatcaatATAGTAGTTATAGAATACTGCCGATAGGGGGAGTTAAAAGACAAGgatatttttgtttcatgtATTTCTTTTCAGTGTACATACACAATTTATGTGGACCTATATAATAATATTACACAAGTAATGTAATAATGGAGTTAGAAAGTATTActcaaaacattttattgcaCATAAAATTTTGGATTATAGTCAGTACAATCAAGTAGAACTAAAGGGAgcactttcttttaaaaagtaatattGTGAGAAACCTATccctggaacatttttatataatCTCTCATTGTAAAATTATATCTTACTTGAGCTACATTAAAGTTTGCATGACTGGACAGTCATGCTGTCCTCTGGCCAGCGGTACGAGTCCACAGTAAAGTCATCGTATTCAGTGCTGTAGATGAGCGAGCGCACATACGCTTCCTTGTCGGATGGTTCTGGGCGAAGGGTGGCCAGGTTGTGTCCGTAGGCATATTCCATGATCTGTAAAGTTTACAGAAATATCATTTTACCGGTTCCAgagcctccagctgctctgtgtgGGCACTCTCTCTCACCTTAACGGCCAGTTTGAGAGAAACGTCCCCGATGGAGTTGAGAGTAGGATACAGCCGTCCTTCATTTAGATCCTTCTCTGTCACCAGGTTAGCCAGAGCCTTTAGAAAGGGAGACAAGGTGGATATTTCAACAATTTACAACTGTAATTCGGCTGAGCAAAGAGTAGAAAATGAAATAGAAAGTCAGTCATTTGACGGTATCGTAATTTTAAGGTCAATGACTGACCTCTGCTGCGGTGAGGAAGATTTCCTCTGTTATGTGTCTGATGGAGCAGGCGATGACACCCAGGCCCACCCCGGGGAAGATGTAGGCATTGTTCCCCTGACCAGGATGGAGGGTCCTCCCATCAGGCAGCGTGACGGGGTCAAACGGGCTCCCGCTGGCGAAAATGCCCCGACCCTGCAGGACATATCGGTGGTTATTCACATTCCAGGAACAGATTCGGGGGTGTTTGGAACACGTACCTCTGTCAGCGTGTAGCACTGCTCGGCCGTGCACTCGGCCTTGCTGGTCGGGTTGCTGAGGGCAAAGATGATTGGCTGCTCATTGAAGGAAGCCATATCCCTGATGATCTGCTCGGTGAAGGCTCCAGCAACCGCTGCCACACCTGAGACAAAGAGACGTCACTCTGTCTGCCGCCTCTCTCCAACCACCAACTGCACCATCCTACCAATGATGGCTGTGGGCTTCAGTTCCCGAACCACATCCTCCAGTTTCTTCATTTGCGGGTGCTCGTGAGCAAACCTCTCCTTCTCGTGAGTCAGATGTTCTCGGCCCTGATGAGTTGGAGACAGGATGATCACGCAGGAGaccaaaaaaagacattaaaccAGCGATGGAAACAGCAAACGTGTTgatggtccacatgtgtttttttccctccatgttgAAGGAATGTTGAAGCATCTCCATCCAGTTTGGAAAAACACAGGCGAGAATGTGCAGAAGACAGGTGGGATGGAAGAGTGAGAGGAGCACCGCtggcagagaagaaggaagagtaAAAACGCCAGGAGGTaaagcggaggaggaggaggaggtgggattAATAACATAGATCTTGTGGACAAAGCAGATGTGGAACAGATGTCAGTGGTcatcttgcttttttttttttttttaaacaaagatcCCAAGCCAAACCTCGGAACAACCGtttaagagaaaaacaaatctaACTCTTCCTAATTGCAGAACCTGATGTTTTCATCTTcttccctttattttttttattactttcgACGTGTGTTTCTTTACGATGGCCAAAAACAAATATGCTGTAAGATTCTTTATACTCAGGTATGTATTTGCAGTGCTGAACTGAGGCACCTTGACGATGAGACCTTTGGAATCAACCATCCAGATCTTCCTCAGACTCTCCTCCTCAGTCAGGCCCTCCTTCTCCATGGCCATGGCGATGAGCTCAGCGATGCCCATGGCTGCCTAAATGGGAAATCGTCCATTGATAAAGACATTGTGCTTTTCCCTAAAGTTCTCTGCTACCAGAAATGTGACACGTACCTCTCCTGCACCTTGGAACACGATGGTGTGGTCAGACATCCTGCTCTTAGTGAGTCGGAGAGCAGCCAGCAGTCCAGCAACCGCGACTGCAGCCGTGCCTGCGAAGAATTCAGAGTAATTTGGCCTCCAGATGGACATGCTGGAGTTGGTCTTATACCTGGGTGGTTAAGGAATGAAGAGTTTTGTGTTACCTTGGATGTCATCGTTGAAGGTGCAGTACTTGTTGCGGTACTTGCTCAGCAGACGAAAGGCGTTAATGTTTGCAAAATCCTCAAACTGGATCAAACAGTCCATTCCATACCTGAAACACCAGGAAGAATTCATTCACCGGGCctttgcacacacacgcacagagggCGAGTAAGACATGTCCGTCCTCTAGGGGGCGCTCTCTCACTGCAGCACAAAGTTCAGAGGTGAGAACCCGGGGGCGGTCATGGTGACCTCAGGGTGCATCAGGTTCCCTGAACCTTCACAGCCTcattaaaatgttgcatttgttaCAAGTCTCGTCAAAAGTGGAAATTAAAAAGCCTTTACTGTCTGCTGTTTAACAGACATTTGACAAGCTGACACCTGTTTCTGTGGCTTTACGGGGGCACCTGACAAGAGGCTCCGTCAGGGAGGTCACGGagagcagaaccccccccccccaaacaccacATATGATGGAAAAGAATACAGAGCCCACCCAGTCTCTCAGTAAAAAAGTAGCACTCCAATTAACAAGATGCTGCTCAGACCACCTAGCAGAGGAGGCGACGCTCATGCCAGGGAGTCCAGGCAAACATCATGCTAAAGAAATAAGAGTTAAGGTCAGAATTATGAGGCTGTAACTGGGACTGAGCTGCAACAAAGTGGAGTTCCAGTGCCTTTCAACAGATGGACTTTTGCTCAGGAATTTACTGGATGTTTGCTGCGATGGCTGTGTTTCAGCTGTAGGAAAAGGACGTAACCCTTGCCCTCTGCGTGGTGAAGGCGGACCACGTCGCATCAGACACAACACAAATCAACACCGGGCGAATCTGTGCCATCAGTGTGTTTGCTAGTTGAACGAAGtggcagaaaaatgaaataCTGAGTTACATCGCGCTGCAGATCTGCGTGTTGTGTGGCAACACCGGGCCTGCAGCCTGCACAAACCTTTACTTTCTTCTGCATTTCAGTCAAACCACCAATCACACCCAGCCCTGGAAATGTCATTGTTCGCAGACGCTGTTGTTTTATATGCTGCAGTAGCAGCGGCGCCAATATTCAACAGGGTGAAGATGACGCTTGAGTGGAGGCGAGACAaagaaaggcaaagaaaagACAGCCGGCCCGAGTAATGGCAATAAAACAGGATGTCCAGGTGAGGTACTGTCAGCACTGGGTCATCTTATTCTTTTCCTCTGTGGAAAACAGGGATTTCTCGTACAGAGAGCCACAGCTCCCATGACTTCCTGCCAGCACGGCAGTACGCTGCAgagagaaatgtgttttctatCAAGCAGAGCGCAGCGTTAAAGCACTGAGAGGCTGCACAGAGCGGATGAGTAATGAGCCCAAGAAGAGAACCGTAAACTTTTCATTGTGTTGGGGCTTTAGGAGACGGAGACAGGCGGGCACAGAGGTGGCCGGGCCCAGCTGCCGGTGGAGCCCCCGCCTTACAATTCATGCCCGAATCCTGCGTGTGTTCTCAGTTCAAGGATGTCAGCTATTCCCTTGATTGGTTGATCCAAGTCCTCACACAGATCTGCACATGCTTATCCCAAACAGAACCCCCTCTCTCATCCAGTCCATTACAGCACCGGTCCTGTCTCTAACTGAAATGTCAACGGGATTTCTTTAAATTGGTGTCTTTTGTTCCATACCAACCTGCTCCTGAAGCTACACAGTTATTAGCTTTGGTTTTAGAAATGTGGAAAGACAGAACAAGACAGAAAGCTCTTTGATTCATggctgtgtgaatgtgtgtgtttgcctaaAGCATCATCAAAGGTCATATGTGTTCCTTAGTTACTATTCTGCCGTAAAAAATCGGCTGCCTCGTCTTGACAACCTCCTGAATGGCAGACGGAAATGTAAGAATGCACTCTCTTTTGCAGAGGAGCGAAAAAGAGTCTCCTGGACAAAGAAAGTGAGATTTGCTTTTGTATCTATGCTTAAGTATCAAGGGCAGTGAAGCGGGCACACCCTGAGATTCAAAACCCAGGCTTTATTTCCCACTGTGCAGAGAAAAATCCAATAAAAGATGGGAAAATGAAACAGGGAAGGATGCACAGACCCAAAGACAGCAGTGCTTTTATCATTACACCATTTACAACTTTAACACGGGTATTAAATCTAACctctttctgtttcctccttcacctcctcttgtGGAATACAGACTAAAATCAAACACGTTGATATTTTGAAATGGATGAGAGAGTAGCTTTTAATTACCTCAAAACACTTGAGACTCAGACTCTTTTACATCTCCTTTTAGTTTAAATCATTGAAACAGGATGAGGGTGTGATCGCGCAGCGAGAAGACTCATATCGGCCCCAACCGTGTCCAAACAGGTAAGAACGGCCCCGCCTGTACATGTTCATAGGTGCTGAACGATGCCATGAAGACATTTTAAACCACAACCACATCAAAATATAACAAATACAACAGCTGTCTAGCTCAAGAACATGACCTGCCAGAACTGGCGCACAGAAAAACCacacgcgtgcatgtgtgtgtgtgtgtgtgtgtgttatagagGCAACATGGTGAGCTCTGTCATGTGAACATTATTATCCTCTCATTTTGACCTGATAAGATCTCCTCATTTTGTGTAAGAAGTTAAAAAATTCCATACATTCTCATAACGCATTCCAAAACATCCAATAAGTCCTGTGTTTTCATTAGACTGATTTATTCCAAACCACACAGAGGGATTTGGGAAGCGACCAAGGCAGTAAGACAAGAGCAGGCGCTGACATTTGCCGCCTTAACTTTGTTTAACCTTCTGGCAAACACCTCCAAGACAACAAAGACCCCAGATATGCTGCGGCTTTTCTTCTGATAAGACCACTTGGTGTTAATGACTTGAATAAGGTGGACCAGGAGATGACAAGCGTCTTCCTATGAATGAATGATCCCGATGAAGGCATGATGAAGGTCTGATGAAGGTCTCCATCAAACAAACCTGCAGCTTGAAGACTGAAGCCAGAGGGGAGGATATAAATTCATAAAGAACAAGGCTGGAAGGTCACCAGCAAGGTTGGCTCTGTCCAAACACAGCTGTTCAACCTGTGTGAATATACGTGTAGtggtgtgtacacacacacacacacacacacacacacacacgcacacacacacacacacacacacacacacacacacggggtcTCTGTTATAGCTCCGTCCCCACAGGAATCTGTGGCAGGAGCATTAATATACCCCCACAACTGCACCCATTCTCAGGAGAACCAGCAGGTCTCAACACACGTTATTTCTCAAACTCCAGACCTGTCATTAAGGAAAATAGATGCATTCTACTttcattcctctcctcctcaatccatctatccatccatctatggACCTCTGTGCTGTTGCTAAAAAAGGCCATACGATTGCAGGCTGCCGGGGTTAAATACCACACAACCTGGAATCTATTGTGCCAAATAACACAAATTACTTCTGACACCTCTCCTATAAGAGCATTAATTATATCCCTGAAAATTAGGGCTATTATTCAATCATTAGGGTGTAATTATGTGTATGCTTGGCCTGAAAAGAGTTCCTGTTGCATGAACTACGGTGGTAGAGGACTTTAATAGTTGTATTCATCCATATTTCCACTCTACAGACTTGgaaaagggattaaaaaggaaaaaagctcACAAAAGAACAAGAAGGAAGATAAATATGACGGTAAACTTTGAAGAAACTTTTAAAGTGCCTCGCAGGGTGTGTGCGGGAATCGTGGGATTAGGGATAATTCCGTTCTGCCTGAGAGCATCAAACAACACCTGCTGGTTGTTCGAGCTCAACAGTAGAGCAGGAGAATGGCTGCCTGGCCTGGAATCAAGTCCAGGTTACATCAGTAACCATTCAGAGGGATTTCCAGTCACGGCTCCTTCCAGACTTTTGGTATTTAATGACGATTGAGCCGTTCAGTTATATTTTTGGTTGGTTCCTCCGAAAGCTAAACATGAATATTACTAAAGAGAAAGCAGAACTGTAATCAGTCGCTTGATCCTGGAGAACCATAattactcattttccaccaaTTTCTGGCTCCTTGGAGGAGAAAGCTTCACTGCTCCCTGCAGTTGAGAAGCTACCCGGTTATTAGAGACGTGGCTTCCTGGTGCCAGCTGGAGGGGGCCCAGGCCCAGGACTCTCCCTCTGGGTCTGGTTTCTCCGGGTTAGGACTTTTGTTAACCAGGCCCATGTGTGTGCGTGGTTGGGATGGAAGCATGACACAGGTAGGAAGAATCATGCAATATATGAGAGATATGACAAATATCAGGAAACAGGTCTTCAGTTCAAAACATCTGACTCCATCTTTCCTATCAGCTTGAGTTTTAATTGGCGTCGATTAGCAACCAAAGTCCAAAGAAACCAAACCATTATCTGGACTTGAGTTCCAGAGCGTCCAGTTGCACAGGTTTTGGCTCTCCTTGCACGCAGGAACTGTGCTAAACTGCTTAACATTTTTCTCTCAATAGCACCATGTGCTGTCTACATTAACatgccagcagcagccagcccaCAGACGGTGGGCAGTGGGAGATCTAAGGGCCAGAATTGTCTTACCTCTCTGAAACAGCCTTCATAAATTCATCCAACAGGTCGTCATAGGCCTGGCCTCGCACCCTTTTATGTTTCAGTCCAATGTAGAGCGGATCTCTGAGCAGGGCCTGCAGGGACACATGGAAAGACAATCTGACAAGGCCTGATGAAGGAGACAGCTTTGCTTTGAAGGTTTTATCTCTACTGGAGAACGTCCGATTACTCTGTGGAGGTCATTGATCCAAAATGGAGGGGAATTGCTGATTTCAGTCAG comes from the Takifugu rubripes chromosome 7, fTakRub1.2, whole genome shotgun sequence genome and includes:
- the me1 gene encoding NADP-dependent malic enzyme, yielding MEHGLARRESVDTEMHKSEEKRKTFVYTMKRGYDVTRNPHLNKGMAFSLEERLQLGTHGLLPPCFISQDVQLMRVLKNYDMRRDDLDRYVFLMGLQDHNEKLFYRVIASDIERFMPIIYTPTVGLACQQYGLIFSKPRGLFISIHDRGHISTLLQNWPEKDIRAVCVTDGERILGLGDLGCNGMGIPVGKLALYTACGGVPPQQCLPVMLDVGTDNEALLRDPLYIGLKHKRVRGQAYDDLLDEFMKAVSERYGMDCLIQFEDFANINAFRLLSKYRNKYCTFNDDIQGTAAVAVAGLLAALRLTKSRMSDHTIVFQGAGEAAMGIAELIAMAMEKEGLTEEESLRKIWMVDSKGLIVKGREHLTHEKERFAHEHPQMKKLEDVVRELKPTAIIGVAAVAGAFTEQIIRDMASFNEQPIIFALSNPTSKAECTAEQCYTLTEGRGIFASGSPFDPVTLPDGRTLHPGQGNNAYIFPGVGLGVIACSIRHITEEIFLTAAEALANLVTEKDLNEGRLYPTLNSIGDVSLKLAVKIMEYAYGHNLATLRPEPSDKEAYVRSLIYSTEYDDFTVDSYRWPEDSMTVQSCKL